One stretch of Caldilineales bacterium DNA includes these proteins:
- a CDS encoding AIR carboxylase family protein, translating into MLIPILMGSVADLEHARKIVKALDAFGLASEMRVASAHKTLEHLIAVLDEYESRDEPRVYITIAGRSNALSGAVDARVSAPVIACPPYSDSFGGADIFSSIRTPSGVAPALVLDPDNAALLAAKILALGDKALAERVRQAQEAGRNKVIDADAWLRTLS; encoded by the coding sequence ATGCTCATCCCCATCCTCATGGGGTCGGTTGCCGACCTCGAACACGCCCGGAAAATCGTCAAGGCCCTCGATGCTTTCGGTCTCGCCAGCGAGATGCGCGTGGCCTCGGCCCACAAGACGCTGGAGCACCTCATCGCCGTGCTGGATGAGTACGAAAGCCGGGACGAGCCGCGCGTCTACATCACCATCGCCGGGCGCTCGAACGCCCTCAGTGGGGCGGTGGATGCCCGCGTCAGCGCCCCCGTCATCGCCTGCCCGCCCTACTCCGACAGCTTCGGCGGGGCCGATATCTTCTCCTCGATCCGCACCCCATCGGGCGTGGCCCCGGCCCTGGTGCTCGACCCCGACAACGCCGCCCTGCTCGCCGCCAAGATCCTGGCGCTCGGCGACAAAGCCCTGGCCGAGCGCGTGCGGCAGGCGCAAGAGGCAGGCCGCAACAAGGTCATCGACGCCGACGCCTGGCTGCGCACGCTTTCGTGA
- a CDS encoding dienelactone hydrolase family protein, which translates to MNRVQSQELVHALQTGDISRREFLTRATVAFGSLAAATSLLAACAPVAGPPPPVVDATQPPTSPGLASEDGLSAGVVEYAEAGGEKLTGYLAFDEDGEQKPAVIVIQEWWGLNDHIKEVARRFAGAGFVAFAPDLYHGVATTEPNEARKLAMALDSAAAVSEIQQAMTWLRAQDGSNGKVGIVGFCMGGGLVLQTAASDPSLDAAVVFYGSPLGPGEAARVRAPILSLLGSADRIPADGYRAMHAVFDASGVPNEFQLYEGAQHAFFNDTRASSYDPVAAADAWERTLAWFRFYLSGASGSARE; encoded by the coding sequence ATGAATCGCGTGCAATCCCAAGAACTGGTCCATGCCCTTCAGACCGGCGACATCAGTCGCCGGGAGTTTCTGACCAGAGCGACCGTGGCCTTTGGCAGCCTGGCTGCAGCCACCAGCCTGCTTGCAGCCTGCGCGCCTGTGGCTGGGCCGCCGCCGCCTGTGGTCGATGCCACTCAGCCGCCCACTTCTCCGGGTCTGGCCAGCGAGGACGGGCTGAGCGCTGGTGTGGTCGAATATGCCGAGGCGGGGGGCGAGAAACTGACCGGTTATCTGGCTTTTGATGAGGATGGGGAGCAGAAGCCGGCCGTCATCGTCATCCAGGAATGGTGGGGACTGAATGACCATATCAAGGAGGTGGCGCGGCGCTTTGCCGGGGCCGGTTTCGTGGCCTTCGCGCCCGACCTCTATCATGGGGTGGCAACGACGGAACCGAACGAGGCCCGCAAATTGGCGATGGCGCTGGATAGTGCTGCCGCTGTGTCCGAGATCCAGCAGGCCATGACCTGGTTGAGGGCGCAAGATGGCAGCAATGGCAAGGTGGGCATCGTCGGCTTCTGCATGGGTGGCGGGCTGGTGTTGCAGACCGCCGCCAGCGACCCCAGTCTCGATGCTGCCGTCGTCTTCTATGGCTCTCCGCTCGGCCCCGGCGAGGCCGCTCGTGTCAGGGCGCCCATCCTCAGCCTACTTGGCAGTGCCGACCGCATCCCTGCCGATGGCTATCGCGCCATGCACGCCGTTTTCGACGCCAGCGGCGTGCCAAACGAGTTTCAACTCTACGAGGGCGCCCAACACGCCTTTTTCAACGACACCCGCGCTAGCAGCTACGACCCTGTTGCTGCAGCCGACGCTTGGGAGCGGACGCTGGCCTGGTTTCGATTCTATCTGTCCGGGGCCTCTGGCTCCGCCAGGGAATGA
- a CDS encoding GNAT family N-acetyltransferase, producing the protein MIRPLTNADRDSAYAFCAQNPPLNLYFLGNLETLGLETDICQFWGSFDAQSQINGVLNRYMDGWNIADGPGCDYAGFGQVLDSHPAGAARLQDNTRHTPSFQPFIHRYRAGEEIIEYLCDLDAADFNPTGALWPVRRATLADFDALCALYAGAEDMARTPRGVERPLTSGRVFVVEIAGAIVSSVLTNAETRTAAMIGGVYTPPHHRGHGYAFAAMSALCRSLLDDGLRPVLYYHHPAAGAIYRRLGFRDLGLWRAVRLERVDR; encoded by the coding sequence ATGATCCGCCCCCTCACCAACGCCGACCGCGACTCCGCCTATGCCTTCTGCGCCCAGAACCCGCCCCTCAACCTCTATTTCCTGGGAAATCTGGAGACGCTGGGGCTGGAAACCGACATCTGCCAGTTCTGGGGCAGCTTCGACGCGCAGAGCCAGATCAACGGCGTCCTCAACCGCTATATGGATGGCTGGAACATCGCCGATGGGCCGGGCTGCGATTACGCCGGCTTCGGCCAGGTGCTGGATTCCCATCCTGCCGGCGCCGCCCGCCTGCAAGACAACACCCGCCACACCCCCAGCTTCCAGCCATTCATCCACCGCTACCGGGCCGGTGAAGAGATCATCGAATATCTCTGCGACCTCGACGCCGCCGACTTCAACCCGACCGGCGCCCTGTGGCCCGTGCGCCGCGCCACCCTGGCCGATTTCGACGCCCTCTGCGCCCTCTATGCCGGGGCCGAGGACATGGCCCGCACCCCCCGCGGCGTCGAGCGCCCCCTCACCAGCGGGCGCGTCTTCGTCGTCGAAATCGCTGGCGCCATCGTCAGCTCGGTTTTGACCAACGCCGAAACACGCACAGCCGCCATGATCGGCGGCGTCTACACCCCGCCCCACCACCGCGGCCACGGCTATGCCTTTGCCGCCATGTCCGCCCTCTGCCGCTCCCTGCTCGACGACGGCCTGCGCCCCGTTCTCTACTACCACCACCCCGCCGCCGGCGCCATCTACCGCCGCCTGGGCTTCCGCGACCTGGGCCTGTGGCGGGCGGTGAGATTGGAGAGAGTAGACAGGTAG